The genome window GCGCGGCTATGCCCTCGCTGGCAACCCTGTCCATCTCTTCAGTCCTGATCTGTATCTCCATACGCTCGCCGCCCGGCCCGATGACGGTGGTGTGAAGAGACTGGTACATATTGGCCTTAGGAAGGCTTATATAATCCTTGAACCGACCCGGCACCGGCCTCCAAAGGGAATGGATTAAACCCAAGGCCTCATAACACTCCTGTATGGTCTTAAGTATTATCCTAAATGCAATTAGGTCATAGACCTCATCCAGCGGCACGTTTCGGAGACGCATCTTTCTGAAGATGCTATAAAGGTGCTTGGGCCTCCCAAGGACACGGCATGAAAAGCCGTATTCGGCCATTTTCTTTGCAATTATCTCCTTTACCTCCTCGACAAAACCCCTTTTCTCTCCAATGCGCCTTTCGACTTCGGTCTTAAGCTTATTAAATTCATCTGGATAGAGATACATAAAGGAAAGATCTTCCAGCTCCTTCTTCACCCAATCGATACCGAGCCTTGCAGCAAGGGGCGCATATATCTCCAAGGTTTCTCTGGCGATCATCTCCCGCTTAGCCTCCTTTTGATATACAAGGGTGCGCATATTGTGCAGCCTGTCAGCGAGCTTAACAAGCAACACCCTGATATCCTTTGACATAGCAAGGATCATCTTGCGGATATTCTCGGCCTGTTTCTCTATGCGGCTCTGAAACCGGATCTTAGAGAGCTTGGTCACCCCGTCCACGATCGCAGCCACATCCTTTCCAAACATCTCTTCCAGTTCAGCAACCGTTGTAAGCGTGTCTTCAACCGTATCGTGCAAAAGCCCTGCAACGATGCTCCCTATATCAAGCCTCAACTGGGCCAGGATAAAGGCTACTGCCAAGGGATGGGATAGATATGGCTCGCCTGATAGGCGCTTCTGATTTGCATGAACCTTTGCGGAATAGATATATGCCTTTTCCACCAGACCGGTGTCCGCATCGGGGAAATATGAATGAATAGCGTCAATAATATCAGAAAGCCTTGGAGTCATCACTTAAAACTACAGACCCTGCGGCTACTGCATATGTCTTTAAGCATCTTGAACACCTCATCCGCCGCATCGTCCACAGACAAAAAAACACTCTCGCCTGAGGCCCTGACCTTAATTTCCACCCTTCCATCTTCCCTGAGGCGCCTCCCAACGGTCACTCGGATGGGTATGCCTATGAGATCGGCGTCTTTGAACTTCACGCCGGGGCGTTCACGTCTGTCATCCAAGAGACAATCGACCCCCTTGGCCTCCAGCTCGCTGCATATACGTTCACCAACAAACGACATGGCGTCATCCGTCATATCTACAATAGAGATGACGCAATCAAAGGGAGCTATCGGCGCCGGGAACACAATGCCCAGGCTGTCATGATTCTGCTCAACGGCTGCCGCCACTGTGCGGCCTATCCCTATGCCGTAGCAACCCATGACTATAGGGCGCTCCTTTCCTGAATCATCAATATATACAGCGTGAAGGGCCTCGGAGTACTTTGTCCCCAATTTGAACACATGGCCAACCTCGATCCCCCTTTTGAGTTCAACTCTTCCGCCGCACCTGGGACAAGGGTCATCAGGGGTGATGAATCTTATATCTGCAAACTCCGGCCATGGGAGGTCTCTGCCCCAATTTACACCCAAAAGGTGCCAATCCGGCTCATTTGCGCCGACGACAAAGTTTTTGAGTGTCTTTAGGGCGTTATCCGCTATAATTCTTGTACGGCCTGCAAGCCCAACCGGACCTGCAAAGCCGGGCTCGCAGCCTGTTGCCGAGACAACGGTCGCACTATCGGCAAGGGCGACGTCTTCAATGCCCACAAGCCTCTTCAGCTTCACCTCATTTATTGAATGATCCCCCCTAACCAAAGCTACGATTGGTCCATTTTTGCAGATAAAGACCAGGGTCTTTACAAGCGACGAGGGTGAAACATTGAGAAAGGCGATCACCTCCTCCACGCTTCGCTTGCCAGGGGTATGGACGCGACGCATATCTTCTTCATCAGCACAGGAGTAGGCTGTCAACCCAAGGGCCGGTGCAAGCTCCACATTCGCGGCATAGCTGCACTGTGTGCAGCATGCTATCTGGTCTTCACCGGTCTCAGCCAACACCATGAACTCATGTGATGCGTGACCACCTATACTGCCTGTATCCGCCTCAACAGGCCGGAAATCCAGGCCACAGCGCTCGAATATCCGGCAGTACGCCCCATACATGGCCTGATAAGTGATCTCCAATGCCTCGTCGTCCACATCAAAACTGTAGGCGTCTTTCATGACGAATTCGCGACTGCGCATGAGGCCGAAGCGAGGACGGATCTCATCTCGAAACTTCGTATGTATCTGATAAAGGTTCAAAGGCAGATCCTTGTATGAACGGACCTCGCGCCGAACTAAGTCGGTTATCACCTCTTCATGCGTTGGGCCCAGACAATAGTCGCGGCCATGTCTGTCTTTAAGGCGCAGAAGCTCCTTCCCGTAGCGGTCCCATCTGCCGCTCTCCTGCCAGAGCTCGGCAGGTTGGACCATAGGCAGCAGGACTTCCTGTGCCCCGGCCCTCCCCATCTCCTCCCTCACGATCTTTTCCACCTTCATCAAAGAACGAAGACCGATGGGCAGATATGAATAAAGGCCGGATGAAAGCCTTCTGATCATACCGGCCCTTAGCATCAATCTATGTGAAACTATCTCGGCCTCGGCCGGCGCCTCTTTAAGTGTAGGCAAAAACAACTTGGAATATCTCATTTTGTAATTATATTCGCTCCTCTCCATTTCTTCTTTTTTCAGCCAAAACAGCCTCAACCTCTTGCCAAAATGCCTCAAGAAGCCCGCTTTCAGGGACTTTCTTTATGATCTTCTCTTTTTTGAAGATAAGACCCACGCCCTTGCCGCCAGCGAGACCGACATCCGCCTCTCTTGCCTCACCCGGCCCATTCACCACACAACCCATGACGGCGAGTTTCAGCGGGGATGTAATGCATTGGGCCCTGCGCTCAACCTCTTCCGCTATAGAAAAAAGGTCTATCTCACAACGCCCACAGGTAGGGCAGGAAATTATTTCCGGCCCACGCTGCCGCATCTTCACAGCCCGCAGTATCTCATAGGCAACCCTTACCTCCTCCAGCGGATCGCGGGTCAACGAGACCCTAAACGTATCACCTATACCCTCAATCAACAGGGTGCCTATGGCGATGCTGCTCTTCACTGTCCCGGGAATCAACCCACCGGCCTCGGTCACCCCAAGATGCAGGGGGAAATCGGTCTTCTGGGAAAGGAGCCTGTAGGCCGCTATGGTAGCGAGGCAATCGGACGACTTTATCGAGACCTTGATGGCCTCAAAGCCCATACCTGCAATCAGCTCTATGTTCCTCAATGCACTCTCCACCAGGGCCTCGGGCAAAGACGCCCCGTAATGCCTTCTTATGTCCTTCTCAAGGGAGCCAGAATTTATACCTATCCTTATTGGTACGCCGTATTCCTTGGCCTTCTTGACAACCTTCGATAGTCTCTCAACGCCACCGATATTGCCAGGATTTATCCTTATCCCATCAGCCCCCTGCTCTATCGCAGCGACCGCGAGCCTCCAGTCGAAGTGAATGTCTGCAATAATGGGCATGGAAATTGCTTTCTTAATATCAGCAAGGGCGACCGCGGCGGCCTCATCCGGTATGGCCACCCTTACGATCTCACAGCCGACCTCTTTGAGTCTCGATATCTGTGAGACGGTGGAGCGGACGTCCCTGGTATCGGTATTGGTCATAGACTGGACGACCACCGGGTTGCCGCCACCGATCGGCACGGATCCGACGCGTATAAGCCTGGTCGGGCGGCGCTTGTATATGCTGTTTTGGCTGATCTTGTCCATAAGGCCATGATAAATCAGGCATAACCTCCGGGCAATAGGCCCAAATATACTTGGAAGGAGAATAAAAGATGATTTCAACCCCAAATGGCGCAGAGACGTCAACCATCAAGGCCATTCTAACAAAAGACATCCAACCCGCCTCAAATACCACGGCCGCCGCATCCGCCAGCGACACCACGTTTTTGGACTGGCTAAAGGCGATAGACAATCAGGTAATGGGCACAAAGTATATCGACAAGACAGATATCTTCACAGGAGAGGTGATGCACAATTATCCGGTGGCAATTTTCAAGCCCACACCGGCTGAAATAGCTGCAGATGCCATGACGCCGGAGCAACAGGCATCGACCTTAATTGACAATTATCTGAAATACCTACAAACCGAAAAGGGACAAAGGGGACCAGTGAATCCGGCTGGAGGCGATGCCTATGGCATGTCCGACTGGGCCGAATCAATCATCCTTGAACAGAGGGTCGGCTATAACAAGGCTAATGTGCTCTTGGATGCAGTAAGAAGCGGCAAGATTACTGATCATGTGCCACTGGACCAGATAGACGCCTTATTGGCCGGCCTTATGGGTAGCGGCAAGGCGGCAACGGCAGCCGATTCGACAGCGGCCGCTGCATCTGCGGCACCTACAAACAGTGCAGGTCTCCCTGCAGCAACTACAACCCAGGCTACCCTAGACGGATTAGGGCTGCCCGAACCTGCCTCGGCGCCAAACGTAACAGACGCCGCAAGACAGGCCTGGCAAGACCAGGCCCAGATACTGAATGACATCCTTGACGGCATGGCAAGACTTGCCGCAGCCATCCAGCAATATAAAGACATGACATCCGCGACCAGCGGCGGCAATAAAGCCACAGCCGCATGGCCGTTGCAACCACAATCAATTGGGACACAGACGGCATGAGACAGTAGACCTGGAACGGATGTTGGATTATAATATTTTAAAATAATCGTTCAATGCCACAGAAGGCGATATTGGAGGAGGCCGGGTGCATCATCCGGTCTGAACCGCACTATGAAAATAGATACGTACAAGATCAATACTGCCATCGGCTCAAACGGACAGACAAAAAAAGATATCAAGGGGGCCATTGACATGCCCTTTTCCGCCTATCTTAATAATGAGATCTTGGCGAGGCAGGCTAACGGACCGGATCTTGCAGGCCGTACTGCAATAATGCCGACAGGTCTTCCGGCGGATACGACCCTCAGCAAGATCCAAGCCGATGCAATAGCGATAGGAAGCAATGCCATTGGGGCACTTGAACACCTCAGTGTCCTCTTGATGCAGCCGGAGATAGACGGCAAGGCATTGGATCAATTGGCCGATACGCTTTCAAGACACATCGACGACATAAAGGAGGCCAGAGACAACCTCGCTCCGAATGACCCGTTGAAGGATATTTTAAATTCGATCGGATCGATTTCCGCCGTAGAGGCGGCGAAGATAAAAAACGGCGACTACTGATTGCCGCAGCCAGTCAGCGTTTAATCCGCCGCATCCGCCGCAAAGGGTCTTTGTCCCCCGCATCAATCAGGCAGACACACCAGAGGCCTGTCGGCATCTCTCTTTGTCAAGCCAGCGATCGACAATCAGACTGAGGCCGTGTGACATGTTTTTGCGGGATACAAACCAGCAGGCTATGATGATTTTAAATCTGACACTGGGCATATATGCTATAGGCAAACGCCGAAAAGGCACGGAAAACCAACCGGCGTAAATGGGACGCAATTTTTGAATATAGACCCAAGTTAATGGATATTTCTATAATAGTGCCTGTATATAACGAGGCCCCAAACATTGAAACCTTGGTCAAGCGGGTTGTCGAGGTCATGCGACCGCTTGGCCGTCCTTTTGAAATCATTCTCGTGGACGACGGCAGTACGGATGAAAGTCACGAGGTCTATAAAAAGATCAAGACCTTCACACCTGAGCTCAAGGTCTTGATATTCAGAAGGAACTTCGGCCAGAGTGCAGCCATGACCGCTGGCTTCGACTATGCGGACGGCAAGATCATAGTCTCCATGGACGGGGACCTCCAGAATGATCCTAAGGACATACCAAGGCTGATCAGCAGACTTGAGGAGGGCTACGACATGGTGAGCGGCTGGCGCAGAGACAGAAAAGACCCGTTTCTTTCACGCAAGCTCCCATCTTTCATAGCAAACCGCCTGATAGGCAGCGCAACCGGCGTCCGACTTCACGATTACGGCTGC of Dissulfurimicrobium hydrothermale contains these proteins:
- a CDS encoding proline--tRNA ligase produces the protein MRYSKLFLPTLKEAPAEAEIVSHRLMLRAGMIRRLSSGLYSYLPIGLRSLMKVEKIVREEMGRAGAQEVLLPMVQPAELWQESGRWDRYGKELLRLKDRHGRDYCLGPTHEEVITDLVRREVRSYKDLPLNLYQIHTKFRDEIRPRFGLMRSREFVMKDAYSFDVDDEALEITYQAMYGAYCRIFERCGLDFRPVEADTGSIGGHASHEFMVLAETGEDQIACCTQCSYAANVELAPALGLTAYSCADEEDMRRVHTPGKRSVEEVIAFLNVSPSSLVKTLVFICKNGPIVALVRGDHSINEVKLKRLVGIEDVALADSATVVSATGCEPGFAGPVGLAGRTRIIADNALKTLKNFVVGANEPDWHLLGVNWGRDLPWPEFADIRFITPDDPCPRCGGRVELKRGIEVGHVFKLGTKYSEALHAVYIDDSGKERPIVMGCYGIGIGRTVAAAVEQNHDSLGIVFPAPIAPFDCVISIVDMTDDAMSFVGERICSELEAKGVDCLLDDRRERPGVKFKDADLIGIPIRVTVGRRLREDGRVEIKVRASGESVFLSVDDAADEVFKMLKDICSSRRVCSFK
- the ispG gene encoding flavodoxin-dependent (E)-4-hydroxy-3-methylbut-2-enyl-diphosphate synthase — translated: MDKISQNSIYKRRPTRLIRVGSVPIGGGNPVVVQSMTNTDTRDVRSTVSQISRLKEVGCEIVRVAIPDEAAAVALADIKKAISMPIIADIHFDWRLAVAAIEQGADGIRINPGNIGGVERLSKVVKKAKEYGVPIRIGINSGSLEKDIRRHYGASLPEALVESALRNIELIAGMGFEAIKVSIKSSDCLATIAAYRLLSQKTDFPLHLGVTEAGGLIPGTVKSSIAIGTLLIEGIGDTFRVSLTRDPLEEVRVAYEILRAVKMRQRGPEIISCPTCGRCEIDLFSIAEEVERRAQCITSPLKLAVMGCVVNGPGEAREADVGLAGGKGVGLIFKKEKIIKKVPESGLLEAFWQEVEAVLAEKRRNGEERI